One window of candidate division WOR-3 bacterium genomic DNA carries:
- a CDS encoding adenylate/guanylate cyclase domain-containing protein codes for MSIKCPKCSFENPDGFVFCGKCGSRLIEEKKGERKRVSVMFVDVAGFTSLSEKRDAEDVVKILNIFFTEVKKIVEYYDGKIDKYIGDACLCFFGVKGGYENHAEKAIRAALEILNFVKNLKKEYGIGVHVGINSGEILLTGIGLSETLDYTVIGDTVNLAQRIESLSGIDEILVSETTKNLAGDIFLFESLGAQKVKGKKEKIKIFKVLGLSEELKESRRFFFVGRKEIIDKILKEINENKKIKVFVIYGPPGIGKTSLLNKIKDLIEREYKVYSFRASPFGGEFNIFSSEFKKSFDFKKEEDYFNFIDYIEKKKKTIFILDDMQWADFLSYEFIKFIIERIKIPLTLIIATRNKDVILRRLKGVDLDFIELKGFDYEEFKEFINKLNISLPVHYQEEIFEKTKGNPLFINEILISKGKKIPDRIDLVLMSEVENLDESLKEILKKVSVLGPSFEEKALSLIDIESKDLEKLVEKAYLFKEENKYYFKTPLFQETIYNTLLKEERRDIHRKIWKNSKDKENIFSIYHAFRGELFDDVIKFGEKMLNILYERGSISDLKLITDFLIESYKEKNLEVSKNCIYKRIYSLLHLGFLEEAKILIENLSKEDINYYDFLSLYFSFKGEKEKSLYILKKGISLLGDKGKKLFLSLADVLLDMGEFKEGFLILEKIKDEVSFFEKRDRLKFMNLYQTALENTGKYKKSLEICYKLYKEKENLSLSELAALESSIALNNLILGNLEDAEIWFEKSIEKYNFLREYKSLYPVLVEYSYLLYTKGEFEKALKNLKKARYLAESMRDKEYLAKIDAYEGIVFLSLGKIKKAEKSFENSKIFLDSEELFKGVNLTVIHNYATLLLYKRKFEDSITYFKKLIELSRKEKDKYGENFNLYSLSLSYFLLGDIDNSIKYIEEPLFYSKKEKLKVFYFRVLSLLFKIKVIKKENKTEILRKMEEIIENTKRRDLLLLYNFYKLWLNKIDFKKIKSELRNLKKELKFNIYLIEKYSLDVLKKFI; via the coding sequence ATGTCCATAAAATGTCCAAAGTGTTCTTTTGAAAATCCTGATGGTTTTGTTTTCTGTGGTAAATGTGGTTCAAGATTAATAGAGGAGAAAAAAGGTGAGAGGAAAAGAGTTTCAGTTATGTTTGTTGATGTGGCTGGTTTTACAAGTCTTTCAGAAAAAAGAGATGCAGAAGATGTTGTTAAAATTCTAAATATCTTTTTTACAGAGGTAAAGAAAATTGTGGAATATTATGATGGAAAGATTGATAAATACATAGGAGATGCATGTTTATGTTTTTTTGGAGTAAAAGGGGGATACGAAAATCATGCAGAAAAGGCAATAAGGGCAGCTCTTGAAATACTTAATTTTGTAAAAAATTTAAAAAAAGAATATGGAATAGGTGTGCATGTAGGTATAAATTCAGGAGAAATACTTTTAACAGGTATAGGTCTTAGTGAAACTCTTGATTATACAGTAATAGGTGACACTGTTAATCTTGCTCAACGTATAGAATCATTATCCGGTATTGATGAAATACTTGTAAGTGAAACAACAAAAAATTTAGCAGGTGACATATTTCTTTTTGAAAGTTTGGGAGCTCAAAAAGTTAAAGGTAAAAAAGAAAAAATTAAAATTTTTAAAGTTTTGGGATTATCTGAGGAGTTAAAAGAAAGTAGAAGATTTTTCTTTGTTGGAAGAAAAGAAATTATTGATAAGATTTTAAAGGAAATTAATGAAAATAAAAAAATTAAAGTTTTTGTTATATATGGACCCCCTGGTATTGGTAAAACTTCACTTCTCAATAAAATTAAAGATTTAATTGAAAGGGAATATAAAGTTTATAGTTTCCGAGCCTCTCCCTTTGGAGGAGAATTCAATATCTTTTCTTCTGAATTCAAGAAGAGTTTTGATTTTAAAAAAGAAGAAGATTATTTTAATTTTATTGATTATATTGAGAAAAAAAAGAAAACAATTTTTATTCTTGATGATATGCAATGGGCTGATTTTCTCTCTTATGAATTTATAAAATTTATAATTGAAAGAATTAAAATACCACTTACTTTAATAATTGCCACAAGAAATAAGGATGTAATTTTAAGAAGATTAAAGGGGGTTGATTTGGATTTTATAGAATTAAAAGGGTTTGATTATGAAGAATTTAAAGAATTTATAAATAAATTGAATATTTCTCTTCCAGTTCATTATCAGGAAGAAATATTTGAAAAAACAAAGGGTAATCCTTTATTCATTAATGAAATTCTTATATCAAAGGGGAAAAAAATACCTGACAGGATTGATCTCGTTTTAATGTCAGAAGTTGAAAATCTTGATGAAAGTTTAAAAGAGATATTAAAAAAAGTTTCTGTCTTAGGTCCTTCTTTTGAGGAAAAAGCTTTGAGTTTGATTGATATAGAAAGCAAAGATTTAGAAAAGTTGGTTGAAAAGGCTTACTTATTTAAGGAAGAGAATAAATATTATTTTAAAACTCCTCTTTTCCAGGAAACAATATATAACACTCTTTTAAAGGAGGAAAGAAGGGATATTCATAGAAAAATATGGAAAAATTCAAAAGATAAAGAAAATATTTTTTCAATCTATCATGCCTTTAGAGGTGAACTATTCGATGATGTTATAAAATTTGGGGAAAAAATGCTTAATATTCTATATGAAAGGGGAAGTATAAGTGATTTGAAATTAATAACAGATTTTCTAATTGAAAGTTATAAAGAAAAAAATTTAGAAGTTTCTAAAAACTGTATTTATAAGAGAATATATTCCCTTTTACATCTTGGTTTTCTGGAGGAAGCTAAAATTTTGATAGAAAATTTAAGTAAGGAAGATATAAATTACTATGATTTCCTTTCACTTTATTTCAGTTTTAAAGGAGAAAAAGAAAAATCTCTCTATATTCTTAAAAAAGGCATAAGTTTACTGGGAGATAAAGGTAAAAAACTTTTTTTATCCCTTGCTGATGTTTTACTTGATATGGGAGAATTTAAAGAGGGTTTTTTGATTCTTGAAAAGATAAAAGATGAGGTTTCCTTTTTTGAAAAAAGAGATAGGTTGAAATTTATGAATTTATACCAAACAGCTCTTGAAAACACCGGTAAATATAAAAAGTCACTTGAAATATGTTATAAGCTTTATAAAGAAAAAGAAAATCTTTCACTTAGTGAACTTGCAGCTCTTGAATCAAGTATTGCATTAAATAATTTAATCCTTGGCAATTTAGAGGATGCTGAAATCTGGTTTGAAAAATCTATAGAGAAATATAACTTTTTAAGAGAATATAAATCTCTTTACCCTGTTCTTGTTGAATATTCTTATCTTTTGTATACGAAAGGGGAATTTGAAAAAGCTTTAAAAAATTTAAAAAAGGCAAGGTATCTGGCAGAGTCGATGAGAGATAAAGAATACCTTGCAAAGATAGATGCTTACGAAGGGATAGTATTCCTTTCTTTGGGTAAAATAAAAAAGGCAGAAAAATCTTTTGAAAACTCAAAAATTTTTTTGGACTCAGAAGAACTTTTTAAAGGTGTTAATTTAACAGTTATTCATAATTATGCAACTCTCTTATTATATAAAAGGAAATTTGAGGATAGTATTACTTATTTTAAAAAACTTATAGAACTATCAAGAAAAGAAAAGGATAAATATGGAGAAAATTTCAATCTTTATTCTCTTTCTTTAAGTTATTTTTTGTTAGGAGACATTGATAATTCAATAAAATACATAGAAGAACCTCTTTTTTATTCTAAAAAGGAGAAGTTAAAAGTTTTTTATTTTAGGGTTTTATCACTTCTTTTTAAAATAAAGGTAATTAAAAAGGAAAATAAAACTGAAATTTTAAGAAAAATGGAAGAGATTATAGAAAATACCAAAAGAAGGGACTTACTTTTACTTTATAATTTTTACAAATTGTGGCTGAATAAGA